The proteins below are encoded in one region of Borrelia duttonii Ly:
- a CDS encoding Cof-type HAD-IIB family hydrolase produces MNANYEKYKMLVFDLDGTLLNSKHEITPLTLKVLLRLRDDFHIIIATGRRLYEIRDILLQLQDLRINEGYIVTANGSEVFLNNDLLLRCSIDYGIVREIFKVDREGIDINLYDLHDWYSDREIRSPIMNHFIQNLGIKPIITDLSELKINSCSKIVYYSHDLLRLEEFANTLREKNFKGISMFYSANDLFEITNVDASKYNAIKNISLCECIGVDSILAFGDNGNDYEMLKNVGKGILMKNAHDRVKNSLPNNELTKFCNDNDGVAKFLIEFFDLDIN; encoded by the coding sequence ATGAATGCCAATTATGAAAAGTATAAGATGTTGGTTTTTGATCTTGATGGGACTTTACTTAATAGTAAGCATGAAATTACCCCATTGACCCTTAAGGTTTTATTAAGGTTGAGAGATGATTTTCATATAATTATTGCTACTGGTAGAAGATTATATGAAATTAGGGATATTTTGCTTCAGCTTCAAGACTTAAGAATTAATGAGGGTTATATTGTAACAGCCAATGGATCTGAGGTATTTTTAAATAATGATCTTTTATTAAGATGTAGTATTGATTATGGTATAGTAAGAGAAATTTTTAAGGTAGATAGAGAAGGTATTGATATTAATCTTTATGATCTTCATGATTGGTATTCTGATAGAGAGATTAGAAGTCCAATTATGAATCATTTTATTCAAAATTTGGGAATAAAACCAATTATTACTGATTTATCTGAGCTTAAAATAAATTCTTGTTCTAAGATAGTTTATTATTCTCATGATTTACTGAGGCTTGAAGAATTTGCAAATACTCTTAGAGAGAAAAATTTTAAAGGCATAAGTATGTTTTATTCTGCTAATGATCTTTTTGAAATTACAAATGTTGATGCTAGCAAATATAATGCTATTAAAAATATTTCTTTGTGTGAATGTATTGGCGTTGATTCTATTTTGGCATTTGGTGATAATGGCAATGATTATGAAATGTTAAAAAATGTTGGTAAGGGCATTTTAATGAAAAATGCACATGATCGTGTTAAGAATAGTTTGCCAAACAATGAGCTTACAAAATTTTGTAATGATAATGATGGGGTTGCAAAATTTTTAATAGAATTTTTTGATCTTGATATTAATTAA